The Bacillus sp. Y1 genome includes the window TGCAAAATAAAACAAATATTGAAATTGGTTGGGGAGATATCGAATCTTATATGATTTGCGGAAGGCCCAGCACAGGTGGAATTGTTAATTTTTATATATTCCTGAAAGCTGGAATAGCCTCTACCACTATTCCTAAGGAGTTGAAAATTGAATATCATTTTATGAAAAAACAAAAAAAACTGAAAGCAGCCTTCGACGAAAATAAAATTAAAGAACTTCCACCGGATTATGATTTCGTGAAAAACATTAAATGACGCTTGTTATAATAACTGCTTATATAATTTGAATTAGCCGTATCATAGTAACTGCAGTTTTTTCCTTTTTTATTTACTTAGAATAAAAATTTTGGGTGTTTAAACAAAGAGGAGAGTCAATATGGAAATAGTATATTTTGCAGGTGGATGTTTATGGGGAGTACAAGCTTTTATAAAAACTTTACCTGGAGTTAAGTTTACAGAAGCGGGAAGAGCTAATGGAACAAGTCAAACACTTGATAGTGATTATGATGGCTACGCCGAATGTGTAAAAACAGGATTTAATCCGAAGGTTGTAACGATCAAGGAATTAATGGGATATTTTTTTGAAATTATTGATCCATACAGTTTGAATAAACAAGGACAGGATGTTGGTAAGAAATACAGAACAGGAGTATATAGTGAAAAGCCTGAACACTTAATAGAGGCGATGGCGTTTCTTAGTGAGAGAAATGATTATGACCTTATAGTTGTTGAAGTATTACCTCTTACAAACTATGTGAGAAGTGCAGAAGAACATCAAGATAGGTTAGCTAGATATCCAAATGATTATTGTCATATTCCAGAAGAAATATTAAGTAGATATAAGTAAGGGAGAATATTAAAAGATGGTGTATGGACTCTATGCATCTAACAAGGGGAACAGAACAGTTTAATTATTTTCAATACTCGGGTGCGTTTATCTCATAACGCGTCTTTTTTGTTTAGGGAGTTTATGTATTATAAGCACGATGACAGTAAAAATTTCTCCATCATCCTTTCTAACAAAATACTCCCATAATTACTTTCCCAATCCAAATTGCAAATGCAATCCAAACTAAAATAAAGAGGAAACCAACAAACCAATTCTTAGGTTTACCATTTTTCTTTATTTCTTCGGCCTTAGACCGATTCTCCTCGATTACAATAGGTGGTATTAGTTTTAATGCAAAGGAGATTCCTAGAGGAACTAAAATTAGGTCGTCGAGATAACCTAACACAGGAATAAAGTCTGGAATAAGATCTATTGGACTAAAGGCATATGCTACTACACAGATGGCAACAACCTTTGCATACCAGGAAACTCTATCATCTTTATAAGATAAATATAGTACAAATAAATTTTGTTTTAACTTTTTTGCAAAATTCTTCAATTTGGTTATACTCGTATCTTTTTCCATTATAAGTAAGCCTCCTATAATTATAATCGAGTAAGAGGGTTTTTGAAAATTGCTGAACAGTACGGGAAATATCGAACACTATAGAGGTCAAGTACGCTAGAGTTAAAGATAGGGATTAATGCTGTGATCTGTTTTCTTTCTTATTGCACAAAAGAAGCCAGTTTTGTTTAAGAAGTAATATATCGAAATCACGTAGAATATCATTTGAGATACTATTTGAATGTGGTGAATTTACGTATTATAAATTATTTATATTAAGCTAATGAGGCGTTGATACGAGAGGATTGAGGCCTCTTTATGTGGACTTTCCTTATTGTAGAATAGAGGCTTAATGTTGAATAGGGTAGGTATTTAGGGCTGTGCTAGTAAAATTCTTCTTCAGAATGGGAAGGTGTCAAAATGAATAGTGCAGAGGAAATCATAATTTCTCCATTAAAGGATGAATTAATTGAGGACATAAATAAAACAAATGATTATTTTAAAGTGTTTGGTAAGGTTGTACCCAGTTTTCAATCAGGAAAATGGTCTTTTGAAGAGAATCTATTTGATGAAACTAAAGAAATTCGTTTCCCAGATGATAAACTTGATTGGAGCCGATATATAAACCGTGAAGATAAAGCTCTATTTTTAGCTTATAAGAATAATAATTGCATTGGGCAAATTAGAATAATTAAGGATTGGAATCACTTTTGTTATATTGGAAATATCGCTGTAAAAGAAGAATTTAGAGGATATGGAATCGGGAAGTTGCTCTTAACTAAAGCGGAAGAGTGGGCAAAACAAAGAAAACTTATCGGAATGTCTCTAGAGGCTCAAGATGATAATCTTGGAGCGTGCAGGTTATATGTGAAACAAGGATTCATACTAGGTGGAGTTGACACATTGAAACAGTCATATAATCCAAATATAGAAACCACTTTGTATTGGTATAAGTTATTCAAGTAACGGGGGTATTGATCCAAGAAGGATTGAGGCCTCATTA containing:
- a CDS encoding peptide-methionine (S)-S-oxide reductase; protein product: MEIVYFAGGCLWGVQAFIKTLPGVKFTEAGRANGTSQTLDSDYDGYAECVKTGFNPKVVTIKELMGYFFEIIDPYSLNKQGQDVGKKYRTGVYSEKPEHLIEAMAFLSERNDYDLIVVEVLPLTNYVRSAEEHQDRLARYPNDYCHIPEEILSRYK
- a CDS encoding YkvA family protein translates to MEKDTSITKLKNFAKKLKQNLFVLYLSYKDDRVSWYAKVVAICVVAYAFSPIDLIPDFIPVLGYLDDLILVPLGISFALKLIPPIVIEENRSKAEEIKKNGKPKNWFVGFLFILVWIAFAIWIGKVIMGVFC
- a CDS encoding GNAT family N-acetyltransferase, producing the protein MNSAEEIIISPLKDELIEDINKTNDYFKVFGKVVPSFQSGKWSFEENLFDETKEIRFPDDKLDWSRYINREDKALFLAYKNNNCIGQIRIIKDWNHFCYIGNIAVKEEFRGYGIGKLLLTKAEEWAKQRKLIGMSLEAQDDNLGACRLYVKQGFILGGVDTLKQSYNPNIETTLYWYKLFK